In Prescottella soli, a genomic segment contains:
- a CDS encoding 3-isopropylmalate dehydrogenase, translating into MKLAVIPGDGIGVEVTAEALKVLRKLVPDVETTEFDLGAKRYNETGDLLPEAELDAIRQHDAILLGAIGDPRFVAPGILERGLLLNMRFLLDHHVNLRPARTYPGSSSPLAANPDIDFIVVREGTEGPYTGNGGSIRVGTPHEVATEVSVNTWFGAERVVRAAYELAQTRRKHLTLIHKTNVLSNAGRIWTRAMETIGAEYPDVETAYCHIDAATIYMVTDPTRFDVIVTDNLFGDIITDLAGAVTGGIGLAASGNIDASGTNPSMFEPVHGSAPDIAGQGIADPTAAILSAAMLLRHLGRGDDAARIEAAVEADLASRGDAPIVTTEVGDRIAAAV; encoded by the coding sequence ATGAAGCTTGCGGTCATCCCCGGTGACGGCATCGGTGTCGAGGTCACGGCGGAAGCGCTGAAGGTGCTGCGGAAGCTGGTTCCCGATGTGGAGACCACCGAGTTCGACCTCGGTGCCAAGCGCTACAACGAGACCGGCGACCTGCTGCCGGAGGCCGAGCTCGACGCGATCCGCCAGCACGACGCGATCCTGCTCGGCGCCATCGGCGATCCGCGGTTCGTCGCGCCGGGCATCCTCGAGCGTGGGCTGCTGCTGAACATGCGCTTCCTGCTCGATCACCACGTGAACCTGCGTCCGGCCCGCACCTACCCGGGCTCGAGCTCGCCCCTGGCCGCCAACCCGGACATCGACTTCATCGTGGTCCGCGAGGGCACCGAGGGTCCGTACACCGGCAACGGTGGTTCGATCCGCGTCGGCACCCCGCACGAGGTCGCCACCGAGGTCTCGGTCAACACGTGGTTCGGTGCCGAGCGCGTCGTGCGCGCCGCGTACGAGCTGGCGCAGACCCGCCGCAAGCACCTGACGCTCATCCACAAGACGAACGTGCTCTCCAACGCCGGCCGCATCTGGACCCGCGCGATGGAGACGATCGGCGCCGAGTACCCGGACGTCGAGACGGCGTACTGCCACATCGACGCCGCGACCATCTACATGGTCACCGACCCGACCCGCTTCGATGTGATCGTCACCGACAACCTGTTCGGCGACATCATCACCGACCTCGCGGGCGCGGTGACCGGCGGTATCGGTCTGGCCGCGTCGGGCAACATCGACGCCTCGGGCACCAACCCGTCGATGTTCGAGCCGGTTCACGGCTCGGCTCCGGACATCGCCGGCCAGGGCATCGCCGATCCCACGGCCGCGATCCTCTCGGCCGCGATGCTCCTGCGTCACCTGGGGCGTGGGGACGACGCCGCCCGCATCGAGGCTGCTGTCGAGGCCGATCTGGCGTCGCGTGGCGACGCCCCGATCGTCACCACCGAGGTCGGTGACCGTATCGCGGCTGCCGTCTAG